One Lysinibacillus sp. OF-1 DNA segment encodes these proteins:
- a CDS encoding electron transfer flavoprotein subunit alpha/FixB family protein: protein MSKKVLVLSEVREGSLRNVSFEAIAAAKQIADGGEVVGVLLGDAVASLTGPLFEYGADRVVTVEHPHLKQYTSDGYSQALLAVIEQEKPAGIVFGHTANGKDLSPKIASKLQAGLVSDVTAIEGAGDDVVFIRPIYSGKAFEKVKVKEGVVLASIRPNNITPLEKAEGKTGDVSAITVDITNLRTIIKEVVRKSSEGVDLSEAKVVVAGGRGVKSEEGFEPLKALADLLGGAVGASRGACDAEYCDYSLQIGQTGKVVTPDLYIAAGISGAIQHLAGMSNSKVIVAINKDPEANIFKVADYGIVGDLFDVIPLLIEEFKALKVNA, encoded by the coding sequence ATGTCAAAAAAAGTATTAGTATTAAGTGAAGTTCGTGAAGGAAGCTTACGTAATGTTTCTTTCGAAGCAATTGCAGCTGCAAAACAAATCGCTGATGGTGGCGAAGTTGTTGGGGTACTTTTAGGAGATGCTGTAGCAAGTTTAACAGGACCATTATTTGAATATGGTGCTGACCGCGTAGTAACAGTGGAACACCCACATTTAAAACAATATACATCTGATGGCTATAGTCAAGCACTATTAGCTGTTATCGAGCAAGAAAAACCTGCTGGCATTGTCTTTGGGCATACAGCAAATGGAAAAGATTTATCACCAAAAATCGCAAGTAAATTACAAGCAGGTCTAGTATCTGATGTTACTGCTATTGAGGGTGCAGGCGATGATGTTGTCTTCATCCGACCAATTTACTCTGGTAAAGCTTTTGAAAAAGTGAAAGTGAAAGAAGGCGTTGTTTTAGCTTCCATTCGTCCAAATAACATTACACCTTTAGAAAAAGCAGAGGGTAAAACTGGTGATGTGTCTGCAATCACTGTTGATATTACAAACCTTCGCACAATTATTAAAGAGGTTGTTCGTAAATCTTCAGAAGGTGTTGATTTATCAGAAGCGAAAGTAGTCGTTGCTGGTGGTCGTGGGGTGAAATCTGAAGAAGGTTTCGAACCATTAAAAGCGCTAGCAGATTTACTAGGCGGTGCAGTTGGAGCATCACGTGGTGCATGTGACGCTGAATACTGTGACTATTCACTACAAATCGGTCAAACTGGTAAGGTAGTCACACCAGATCTTTATATTGCGGCTGGTATTTCGGGAGCGATTCAACATTTAGCAGGAATGTCAAATTCAAAAGTAATTGTTGCTATTAATAAAGATCCAGAAGCTAATATTTTCAAAGTAGCGGATTATGGTATCGTTGGAGATTTGTTCGATGTGATCCCACTTCTAATAGAAGAATTTAAAGCGTTAAAAGTAAACGCGTAA
- a CDS encoding electron transfer flavoprotein subunit beta/FixA family protein: MNIFALIKRTFDTEEKIVVSGGKIQEDGAEFIINPYDEYAIEEAIQVRDAAGGKVTVVTIGGEDAEKQLRTALAMGADEAVLINTEDDLDELDQNAAAYLLAEYLKDKEADLILTGNVAIDGGSGQVGPRVADLLDINYVTTITKLEIDGTSAKIVRDIEGDSEVIETSLPLLVTAQQGLNEPRYPSLPGIMKAKKKPLAELELDDLDIDEDDVEVKIETVDIFLPAQKAAGRILEGDLSVQVKELVNLLHTEAKVV; this comes from the coding sequence ATGAATATTTTTGCATTAATTAAACGTACGTTTGATACAGAAGAAAAAATCGTAGTGTCGGGTGGTAAAATCCAAGAGGACGGCGCAGAATTCATTATCAACCCTTATGATGAATATGCCATTGAAGAAGCAATCCAAGTTCGCGATGCTGCTGGTGGTAAAGTAACAGTAGTGACAATTGGTGGCGAGGATGCAGAGAAGCAATTACGTACAGCACTTGCCATGGGAGCAGACGAAGCAGTGCTAATTAATACGGAAGACGATTTAGATGAGTTAGACCAAAATGCAGCAGCTTATCTATTAGCGGAATACTTAAAAGATAAAGAGGCGGATTTAATTTTAACAGGAAATGTTGCGATCGATGGTGGTTCAGGTCAAGTAGGTCCACGTGTTGCAGACTTATTAGATATAAATTATGTAACAACGATTACAAAGCTTGAAATTGATGGAACATCTGCGAAAATTGTTCGCGATATCGAAGGAGATTCAGAGGTAATTGAAACTTCTTTACCATTACTAGTAACAGCTCAGCAAGGTTTAAATGAGCCACGTTACCCATCTCTACCAGGTATTATGAAAGCGAAAAAGAAACCGCTTGCAGAGCTTGAGTTAGATGATTTAGATATCGATGAAGATGATGTAGAAGTGAAGATTGAAACAGTAGACATCTTCTTGCCAGCTCAAAAAGCAGCAGGCCGCATTCTAGAGGGCGACCTTTCTGTACAAGTAAAAGAGCTAGTAAATCTACTTCACACAGAAGCAAAAGTTGTTTAA
- a CDS encoding enoyl-CoA hydratase: MEFLSWKVEDGVAIITIARPPANALSRGIIAEVNAVLDAVEHDDAVRVLVLHGEGRFFSAGADIKEFTGVESGEEFTKLASNGQQVFERVESFSKPVIAAIHGAALGGGLELAMSCHMRFVTESAKLGLPELQLGLIPGFGGTQRLPRYVGVAKAAEMMFTSEPITGAEAVQWGLANRTFSDEALLDETLKIAKNIAKKSPIALKAAIQTLQYAKHASFYEGIEAEATSFGTVFVSEDAKEGIQAFIEKREPMFTGK; the protein is encoded by the coding sequence ATGGAATTTCTAAGTTGGAAAGTAGAAGATGGGGTAGCGATTATTACAATTGCACGCCCACCAGCAAATGCATTATCTCGCGGTATTATTGCAGAAGTTAACGCTGTCTTAGATGCTGTTGAACACGATGATGCAGTAAGAGTCCTTGTACTTCATGGTGAAGGCCGTTTCTTCTCTGCAGGGGCAGATATTAAAGAATTTACTGGGGTAGAATCTGGAGAAGAATTTACGAAGCTAGCTAGCAACGGGCAGCAAGTATTTGAGCGAGTTGAATCATTCTCGAAGCCTGTTATTGCAGCCATTCATGGTGCGGCATTAGGCGGTGGGCTTGAATTAGCCATGAGCTGTCATATGCGATTTGTCACTGAATCGGCAAAACTAGGTTTACCTGAACTACAATTAGGTCTTATACCTGGCTTTGGTGGTACACAGCGCTTACCACGTTATGTAGGTGTAGCAAAGGCTGCTGAAATGATGTTTACAAGTGAGCCAATTACTGGTGCAGAAGCCGTGCAGTGGGGCTTAGCGAATCGTACATTCTCAGACGAAGCACTACTAGATGAAACGTTGAAAATTGCGAAAAATATTGCAAAGAAAAGCCCAATTGCTTTAAAAGCAGCTATTCAAACATTGCAATATGCAAAGCATGCATCATTTTATGAGGGCATTGAAGCAGAGGCAACATCCTTTGGGACAGTATTCGTATCAGAAGATGCCAAAGAAGGAATTCAAGCATTCATTGAAAAGCGTGAGCCTATGTTTACTGGCAAATAA
- a CDS encoding TetR/AcrR family transcriptional regulator codes for MKRDKPKYKQIIDAAVIVIAENGYHQAQVSKIAKQAGVADGTIYLYFKNKEDILISVFNEKMAVFVESLQDIIENGSTSRDKLSRMIANHFNVLATDRYLATVTQLELRQSNKDLRLKINGVLREYLHLLDQILVEGMLSGEFNQTMDVRLARQMVFGTIDETITSWVMNDYRYDLMEQVPKVQALILNGIKA; via the coding sequence GTGAAACGAGATAAGCCGAAATATAAGCAAATTATTGATGCAGCTGTCATCGTTATTGCGGAAAATGGGTATCACCAAGCGCAAGTATCGAAAATCGCCAAACAGGCAGGGGTGGCCGATGGAACAATCTATTTATATTTTAAAAATAAAGAAGATATATTAATTTCTGTCTTTAATGAAAAAATGGCTGTTTTTGTAGAGTCATTACAAGATATAATAGAAAATGGAAGTACGTCTCGTGACAAACTTTCACGAATGATTGCCAATCATTTTAATGTTCTTGCGACAGATCGATACCTAGCAACCGTCACACAATTAGAGCTTCGCCAGTCAAACAAAGACTTACGATTAAAAATTAATGGTGTACTACGTGAGTATTTACATTTACTCGATCAAATTTTAGTCGAAGGTATGCTTTCAGGGGAGTTTAATCAGACGATGGATGTACGCTTGGCACGACAAATGGTTTTTGGAACAATTGATGAAACGATTACGTCGTGGGTTATGAATGACTATCGATATGATTTGATGGAACAAGTTCCAAAGGTTCAGGCATTAATCCTGAACGGCATTAAAGCTTAA
- a CDS encoding AMP-binding protein translates to MTAKPWLANYPEEVPPSLTFEEIPVQEFLTRAYKKNPSKVAIHFMGKDLTYTELYESALRFANYLQALGVEKGDRVAIMLPNSPQSVIAYYGAMYAGAVVVQTNPLYTERELQYQMADSGAKVILVMDILYPRVMKIMKETALENVIVTAIKDYLPFPKNLVYPFIQKKQYGFSVKVEHSGQNHLFSEIMRSAPIKVIDHISFDFEEDLALLQYTGGTTGFPKGVMLTHKNLIANTTMCDAWMYKCVHGEETIMGILPFFHVYGMTTVMLLSVFTQNKMVLLPKFDAETALKTIDKQKPTLFPGAPTLYIGLLNHPDIANYNLSSIKACLSGSASLPIEVQEKFEAVTGGKLVEGYGLTETSPVTHATPIWGKRVIGSIGLPWPNTEAVILRTGDTEELPVGEVGEIAVKGPQVMKGYWNRPEDTAATFVDGWFLTGDLGYMDEQGFFYVVDRKKDLIIAGGFNIYPREVEEVLYEREEIQECVVAGIPDPYRGETVKAYIVLKEGYSISEDELNKYCRQHLAAFKVPRYYEFREELPKTAVGKILRRSLVDEEKTKLANKEAK, encoded by the coding sequence ATGACAGCAAAACCATGGCTAGCAAATTATCCTGAAGAAGTACCACCGTCTTTAACGTTTGAGGAAATTCCAGTGCAAGAGTTTTTGACACGCGCCTATAAAAAGAATCCATCCAAAGTTGCGATTCATTTTATGGGGAAGGATTTGACGTACACCGAGCTATATGAGTCAGCTTTAAGGTTCGCAAACTATTTACAAGCATTAGGTGTGGAAAAGGGAGATCGAGTAGCCATTATGCTACCTAACTCGCCACAAAGTGTAATCGCTTACTACGGCGCTATGTATGCAGGTGCTGTTGTCGTACAAACAAATCCACTTTATACTGAACGTGAGCTTCAATACCAAATGGCTGATTCAGGTGCAAAGGTTATTCTTGTCATGGATATTTTATATCCAAGAGTGATGAAAATTATGAAAGAGACAGCACTTGAAAATGTTATCGTGACAGCCATTAAAGATTATTTACCATTCCCAAAAAATTTAGTCTATCCATTTATTCAAAAAAAGCAGTATGGCTTTAGTGTCAAGGTTGAACATAGCGGGCAAAATCATTTATTTTCAGAAATCATGCGCTCTGCACCGATTAAGGTAATTGATCATATCTCATTTGATTTTGAAGAAGACCTAGCACTCTTACAATATACTGGTGGAACAACGGGGTTCCCAAAAGGGGTTATGTTAACCCATAAAAATTTAATTGCCAATACGACAATGTGTGATGCCTGGATGTATAAATGTGTGCATGGTGAAGAGACCATTATGGGCATTCTTCCATTCTTCCACGTCTATGGTATGACAACGGTTATGCTATTATCAGTATTCACTCAAAATAAGATGGTGCTCTTACCGAAATTTGATGCTGAAACGGCATTAAAAACGATTGATAAACAAAAACCAACACTTTTCCCCGGTGCACCAACCTTATACATTGGTCTTCTAAATCATCCAGACATTGCGAATTATAATTTATCATCTATTAAGGCGTGCTTAAGTGGCTCTGCTTCATTGCCAATTGAAGTTCAGGAGAAATTTGAAGCGGTTACTGGTGGGAAGCTTGTAGAGGGCTACGGATTAACAGAAACATCACCTGTAACACATGCTACGCCAATTTGGGGTAAGCGAGTGATTGGTTCAATCGGTTTACCTTGGCCTAATACAGAAGCTGTTATTTTACGTACAGGGGATACGGAAGAGCTTCCAGTTGGCGAAGTGGGTGAAATCGCTGTCAAAGGTCCACAAGTGATGAAGGGCTACTGGAACCGACCTGAGGATACAGCAGCGACATTTGTCGATGGCTGGTTTTTAACAGGTGATCTTGGTTATATGGATGAGCAAGGTTTCTTCTATGTAGTGGATCGTAAAAAAGATTTGATCATAGCGGGTGGCTTTAATATTTATCCTCGTGAAGTGGAAGAAGTGTTATACGAACGCGAAGAAATTCAAGAGTGTGTTGTTGCAGGCATACCTGACCCGTATCGTGGAGAAACGGTAAAAGCTTATATTGTTTTAAAAGAAGGATATTCGATCTCGGAGGACGAATTAAATAAATATTGCCGTCAGCATCTAGCGGCATTTAAAGTTCCTCGTTATTATGAATTTAGAGAGGAACTACCAAAAACAGCCGTAGGAAAAATTTTACGCCGCTCTTTGGTAGACGAAGAAAAAACAAAATTGGCGAATAAAGAAGCGAAATAA
- a CDS encoding DUF350 domain-containing protein, with translation MLNSGFWRYPIIETAGYFSVVVLCLVVSMALFEVVTKYKNWEEIKNGNVAVALATGGKILGICNIFRFSIARHSTLSEMIGWGLFGFTLLIVAYFLFEFMTPRFNVDQEIANDNRSVGFISFTISVGLSFVIGASIA, from the coding sequence ATGCTGAATTCTGGCTTTTGGCGATATCCAATTATCGAAACGGCAGGATATTTTAGTGTTGTTGTATTATGTTTAGTCGTCTCGATGGCATTGTTCGAAGTCGTTACGAAATATAAGAATTGGGAAGAAATTAAAAATGGTAATGTTGCTGTGGCCCTTGCAACAGGTGGAAAAATACTAGGGATTTGCAACATCTTTCGTTTTTCCATAGCACGCCATAGCACATTAAGTGAAATGATTGGCTGGGGTCTTTTTGGCTTTACACTATTGATTGTAGCGTATTTCTTATTTGAATTTATGACACCTCGTTTTAATGTAGATCAAGAGATTGCCAATGATAATCGCTCAGTTGGTTTCATTTCCTTTACCATTTCAGTCGGTCTATCGTTTGTAATTGGGGCAAGTATTGCATAG